The following proteins come from a genomic window of Crassostrea angulata isolate pt1a10 chromosome 1, ASM2561291v2, whole genome shotgun sequence:
- the LOC128183041 gene encoding sulfotransferase 6B1-like: MASETNVSEDDIIRIHDNHGNTIELLGSGGQYLSASSVRSGRYPNPVTNIPRLRKMNVNEDDIFLCAYPKAGTHWTWEIMTMLLQQSAEYHPREKDSHMYEFHIPETLQALERPRVFNTHVRPNNLPEQFFEKRCKTVFVQRNPKDIAVSYYYHLYHCAWYKYTLEWEQFIKENPDHPVHCIMYEQLQQNAVEEIKRLATFFKIPCDDKLANLIAEKCSFQNLKDATLKVKNGGKSWTVFRKGKVGDWKTHFTVALNEKFDQYLHRHPTTSVYTYDI, translated from the exons CGTCCGAAACAAATGTATCAGAAGATGACATCATCAGAATTCACGACAACCATGGTAACACCATAGAGTTACTGGGGAGCGGGGGTCAGTACCTCAGCGCGAGCAGTGTCAGGTCTGGGAGGTACCCTAACCCCGTCACTAACATCCCTAGGCTGAGAAAGATGAACGTCAACGAAGATGACATCTTTCTCTGTGCATATCCAAAAGCAG GAACACATTGGACCTGGGAAATTATGACCATGCTTCTGCAACAGAGTGCTGAATATCACCCCCGCGAAAAAGACAGTCACATGTACGAGTTCCATATTCCAGAGACGCTACAGGCTTTAGAACGACCCCGTGTGTTCAACACCCACGTCCGTCCAAATAACCTACCGGAACAGTTCTTTGAGAAACGATGCAAAACTGTGTTTGTTCAACGTAACCCTAAAGATATAGCGGTATCATATTATTACCACT TGTATCACTGCGCCTGGTACAAATATACATTAGAATGGGAAcagttcatcaaagaaaatccaGATCATCCTGTTCATTGCATCATGTACGAGCAACTTCAACAG AATGCAGTCGAAGAAATCAAGCGTCTTGCCACCTTTTTCAAGATACCATGTGACGATAAACTTGCCAATCTCATTGCCGAAAAATGCTCGTTTCAAAATCTTAAAGACGCAACTTTGAAAGTCAAAAATGGGGGAAAGAGCTGGACAGTTTTCAGAAAGG GAAAGGTTGGAGACTGGAAAACTCATTTCACCGTCGCGCTTAACGAGAAGTTTGACCAGTATTTACATCGTCATCCGACGACCTCGGTGTATACGTATGATATCTAG